The Aminithiophilus ramosus genome contains a region encoding:
- the nagA gene encoding N-acetylglucosamine-6-phosphate deacetylase: MKIIRGGRIVAGRTWIEGKALLVDEASERLVALGDETAFPRDAEVVDGGGHWIVPGFIDVHVHGACGVDTMDGNSSSLEAIAEGLAAHGVTAFCPTTMTMDEGHIVAALDGVRSVLSRRGRGARVLGAHLEGPYISRRRLGAQDGTFLRRPDPDFVAAHGDVLRLVTFAPEEDEGGRFLAALRDEGIVASLGHSVATYEQAMEAFRQGARSVTHLFNGMEPFHHRAPGLVGAALDGDVFCELIADGVHSHRALFRLVLKLKGLDRLVLVSDAMRGACLGEGEWDLGGQRVHVDGSAATLRDGTLAGSVLTLDRALRNVAAETGLPLWEAVRLVSTNAAALLGERDRGRIEPGCRADLVFLDEAWQVKKTFVGGKEVFDSHARRDCPRL; encoded by the coding sequence GTGAAGATCATCAGGGGCGGCAGGATCGTCGCCGGCAGGACCTGGATCGAGGGAAAGGCCCTCCTCGTCGACGAGGCGAGCGAGCGTCTCGTCGCCCTGGGCGACGAGACGGCCTTTCCCCGGGACGCGGAGGTCGTCGACGGAGGCGGCCACTGGATCGTGCCGGGCTTCATCGACGTCCACGTCCACGGCGCCTGCGGCGTCGACACCATGGACGGCAACTCCTCCTCGCTGGAGGCCATCGCCGAGGGGCTGGCGGCCCACGGCGTGACGGCCTTCTGTCCCACGACGATGACCATGGACGAAGGCCACATCGTGGCGGCCCTCGACGGCGTGCGATCGGTCCTCTCCCGCAGGGGACGGGGCGCGCGCGTGCTCGGCGCCCATCTCGAGGGGCCCTACATCAGCCGCCGTCGCCTGGGGGCGCAGGACGGCACCTTCCTGCGCCGTCCCGACCCCGATTTCGTCGCCGCCCACGGCGACGTGCTCCGTCTCGTGACCTTCGCTCCCGAAGAGGACGAGGGAGGGCGGTTCCTGGCGGCCCTCCGCGACGAAGGGATCGTCGCCTCCCTGGGCCATTCGGTGGCCACCTACGAGCAGGCCATGGAGGCCTTCCGCCAGGGGGCCCGGAGCGTGACCCATCTTTTCAACGGCATGGAACCCTTCCATCACCGCGCCCCGGGCCTGGTCGGGGCGGCCCTCGACGGCGACGTCTTCTGCGAGCTCATCGCCGACGGCGTCCACAGCCACAGGGCCCTTTTCCGCCTCGTCCTCAAGCTCAAGGGCCTCGATCGGCTCGTCCTCGTCTCCGACGCCATGCGAGGCGCCTGCCTCGGCGAGGGGGAGTGGGACCTGGGCGGCCAGAGGGTCCACGTCGACGGCTCCGCGGCGACCCTTCGTGACGGGACTCTGGCCGGGAGCGTCCTCACCCTCGATAGAGCCCTGCGCAATGTGGCCGCCGAGACGGGCCTTCCCCTCTGGGAGGCGGTCCGTCTCGTCTCGACCAACGCCGCCGCCCTCCTCGGAGAGAGGGATCGGGGGCGGATCGAGCCGGGCTGTCGGGCCGATCTCGTCTTTCTCGACGAGGCCTGGCAGGTGAAAAAAACCTTCGTTGGAGGAAAGGAGGTCTTCGACAGCCATGCGCGTCGTGACTGCCCGAGACTATGA
- the nagE gene encoding N-acetylglucosamine-specific PTS transporter subunit IIBC, with protein MLGGLQKLGKALMLPVAVLPAAALLLRLGAGDVLDIPFVMQAGAAIFDNLALLFAIGVAVGLAFDGGGAAALAGAVGYLTLTKAIVTINETVNMGVLAGILSGVVAGLLYNRYHDIRLPDFLGFFGGKRFVPIAASAASIVMALVLGYVWPPIQSVIHGVGEWIIGAGLLGAFVFGTLNRLLIPLGLHHVLNSLVWFVFGEYGDATGKIVTGDLHRFFAGDPTAGTFMTGFFPIMMFALPAAALAMYSTSRRENRKAVAGILLSVALTSFLTGITEPIEFAFMFLAPVLYVAHSLLSGAALALCSLLGVHHGFGFSAGAIDYVLNYGLSTKGWMIVPIGLAFAAVYYFLFVFIIRAMDLPTPGREAEATGATAQALSTADMARLAGSYVETLGGRDNLVQIDACITRLRLVLRDGSAVDEARVKALGATGIIRPNATTMQVVIGTKAEILADAMRRHLKK; from the coding sequence ATGCTTGGAGGGTTGCAGAAACTGGGCAAGGCGTTGATGCTTCCGGTGGCCGTTCTTCCGGCGGCGGCGTTGCTTCTCCGGCTCGGGGCGGGAGACGTCCTGGACATTCCCTTCGTCATGCAGGCGGGGGCGGCTATTTTCGACAATCTGGCCCTTCTTTTCGCCATCGGCGTCGCCGTGGGACTGGCCTTCGACGGAGGCGGAGCGGCCGCCCTGGCCGGGGCCGTGGGCTACCTGACCCTGACGAAGGCCATCGTCACCATCAACGAGACGGTCAACATGGGCGTCCTGGCCGGCATCCTCTCCGGCGTCGTGGCCGGTCTGCTCTACAACCGCTATCACGACATCAGGCTCCCCGACTTTCTCGGCTTCTTCGGCGGCAAGCGCTTCGTCCCCATTGCCGCCTCGGCGGCCAGCATCGTCATGGCCCTCGTCCTGGGTTACGTCTGGCCTCCCATCCAGAGCGTCATTCATGGCGTGGGGGAGTGGATCATCGGCGCGGGGCTGCTGGGCGCCTTTGTCTTCGGGACGCTGAACCGCCTTCTCATTCCCCTGGGCCTGCACCATGTCCTCAACAGCCTCGTCTGGTTCGTCTTCGGCGAGTACGGCGACGCGACGGGCAAGATCGTCACGGGCGACCTGCACCGCTTCTTCGCCGGCGACCCCACGGCGGGGACCTTCATGACGGGATTCTTCCCCATCATGATGTTCGCCCTGCCCGCCGCGGCCCTGGCCATGTACAGCACCTCGCGCCGCGAGAACCGCAAGGCCGTGGCCGGCATCCTTCTCAGCGTGGCCCTCACCTCCTTCCTGACGGGCATCACCGAGCCCATCGAGTTCGCCTTCATGTTCCTCGCCCCCGTCCTCTACGTGGCCCACTCCCTTCTCTCCGGCGCCGCCCTGGCCCTCTGCTCTCTCCTGGGTGTCCACCACGGATTCGGCTTTTCGGCGGGCGCCATCGACTACGTCCTCAACTACGGCCTCTCGACGAAGGGGTGGATGATCGTCCCCATCGGCCTTGCCTTCGCCGCCGTCTACTACTTCCTTTTCGTCTTCATCATCCGGGCCATGGATCTCCCCACGCCGGGTCGCGAGGCCGAGGCGACGGGCGCCACGGCCCAGGCCCTCTCGACGGCCGATATGGCCCGCTTGGCCGGATCGTACGTCGAGACGCTGGGCGGCCGGGACAATCTCGTCCAGATCGACGCCTGCATCACCCGTCTCCGCCTGGTCCTCCGGGACGGCTCGGCCGTCGACGAAGCGCGCGTCAAGGCCCTGGGGGCCACGGGAATCATCAGGCCCAACGCCACGACGATGCAGGTCGTCATCGGCACGAAGGCGGAGATCCTGGCCGACGCCATGAGGCGCCACCTGAAAAAATAG
- a CDS encoding GntR family transcriptional regulator: MPRLDRESPVPLYYQLKEVLQALIDDGALAPGDPVPSERDICERFSISRMTASKAVSALVDEGVLYREKGRGTFVASPKPTCTSSCLTGFSDNIRAAGLEARTAILSFAEEEASRTIGEALLLSPQERTVFNILRLRYVEGEPFSLENAWVPRCRFPSLSRELLEGRSLYVLMREHFAMRLSHARQTIEPVLCSDFEAAQLDLEPATPVLLFRRVAYAEPETPVEYSKCVYRGKRFRYEISFGI; this comes from the coding sequence ATGCCCAGACTGGACAGGGAAAGCCCCGTTCCGCTCTACTACCAGCTCAAGGAGGTCCTTCAGGCCTTGATCGACGACGGCGCCCTGGCGCCGGGCGATCCCGTCCCCTCCGAGCGCGACATCTGCGAGCGTTTCTCCATCAGCCGCATGACGGCCAGCAAGGCCGTCTCGGCCCTCGTCGACGAGGGCGTCCTCTACCGGGAGAAGGGGCGGGGGACCTTCGTGGCCTCTCCCAAGCCCACCTGCACCTCGTCGTGCCTGACGGGCTTTTCCGACAACATCAGGGCCGCCGGCCTCGAGGCCCGGACGGCGATTCTCTCCTTCGCCGAGGAGGAGGCCTCCAGGACGATCGGTGAGGCCCTTCTCCTTTCCCCCCAGGAGAGGACGGTCTTCAACATCCTCCGCCTGCGCTACGTCGAGGGCGAGCCCTTCTCCCTCGAAAACGCCTGGGTGCCCCGCTGCCGTTTTCCCTCCCTCTCCCGCGAGCTTCTGGAGGGGCGTTCCCTCTACGTGCTGATGAGGGAACACTTCGCCATGAGGCTCTCCCACGCCCGTCAGACCATCGAGCCCGTCCTCTGCTCCGACTTCGAGGCCGCCCAGCTCGATCTCGAACCGGCCACGCCCGTCCTCCTCTTCCGGCGCGTGGCCTACGCCGAGCCCGAGACGCCCGTGGAGTACTCCAAGTGCGTCTACCGGGGCAAACGCTTCAGGTACGAAATCTCTTTCGGAATCTAG
- a CDS encoding TetR/AcrR family transcriptional regulator, translating to MGDRKESEKRADILAAARALFFERGYEGTSVDAIIEEAGASKGTFYYHFDSKESLLNELTKELTEPVYALIAAIAEGEGDGLSKLNRIFEASGQWKARNRQAMQMMVRAFWREESVLLRHKLMSWTAERGAALVGPVLKQGKEEGLFHIGDPAGTAELIFQMGNGLSDAMAPLILSVDEHPENVDRLLEKVALYNRAIERILGLSEGAIRFVDARALREILLA from the coding sequence ATGGGAGACAGGAAGGAAAGCGAGAAACGGGCCGACATTCTGGCCGCGGCGCGGGCCCTGTTTTTCGAGCGGGGCTACGAGGGAACCTCCGTCGACGCCATCATTGAAGAGGCGGGAGCGTCGAAGGGGACTTTCTACTACCATTTCGACTCGAAGGAATCGCTGCTCAACGAACTGACGAAGGAGCTGACCGAGCCCGTCTACGCCCTCATCGCCGCCATCGCCGAGGGAGAGGGGGACGGTCTGTCCAAGCTGAACCGCATCTTCGAGGCCTCGGGACAGTGGAAGGCCCGCAACCGCCAGGCGATGCAGATGATGGTGCGAGCCTTCTGGAGAGAGGAGAGCGTCCTGCTGCGGCACAAGCTGATGAGCTGGACGGCCGAGCGGGGGGCGGCCCTCGTGGGACCCGTGCTGAAGCAGGGAAAGGAGGAGGGGCTTTTCCACATCGGTGACCCCGCCGGGACGGCGGAGCTGATTTTCCAGATGGGGAACGGCCTGAGCGACGCCATGGCCCCCCTCATCCTCTCCGTCGACGAACACCCGGAAAACGTCGACCGCCTGTTGGAGAAAGTGGCCCTCTACAACAGGGCCATCGAGCGGATTCTGGGTCTTTCCGAGGGGGCGATCCGCTTCGTCGACGCCCGGGCTCTCCGCGAGATCCTCCTCGCCTGA